A window of Apium graveolens cultivar Ventura chromosome 8, ASM990537v1, whole genome shotgun sequence contains these coding sequences:
- the LOC141679903 gene encoding uncharacterized protein LOC141679903, translating into MEITKIKVNAVGLNYPMLKRSNYTAWSLKVQAHGVWSAVEPKSAKATIEEKTDKMTLAPIYQSIPEEMLLTIADKQTAKEAWDTLKTLCLRADRVKKFLQITSAIEQFGDIEKMIVDETIGSLKAREERLRGQTEARGGKLLLTEDEWLKRENNEGHLLLTKEEWTMRSKKMGTDVSQGQRNRGSSLYNPREGGRGGRDRNKVRSFNCNILGHYTAECRKS; encoded by the exons ATGGAGATAACTAAAATTAAGGTGAATGCAGTAGGTCTGAATTACCCGATGCTAAAAAGAAGTAATTACACAGCATGGTCGTTAAAAGTGCAAGCTCATGGGGTGTGGAGTGCAGTGGAGCCTAAAAGTGCTAAGGCCACGATAGAGGAGAAGACAGACAAAATGACACTAGCTCCAATTTATCAGAGTATTCCAGAGGAGATGTTACTCACAATTGCAGACAAGCAAACGGCCAAAGAAGCATGGGATACGCTGAAAACATTATGTCTGAGAGCAGACCGGGTTAAAAAG TTTCTACAAATTACATCAGCGATTGAACAATTTGGTGACATAGAAAAAATGATTGTGGATGAGACAATTGGGTCTTTAAAGGCTCGTGAAGAGAGGTTACGGGGACAAACTGAGGCTAGAGGTGGAAAACTCCTGTTAACTGAAGATGAGTGGTTGAAACGGGAGAACAATGAGGGTCATCTATTACTCACTAAGGAGGAATGGACAATGAGATCCAAGAAAATGGGGACAGATGTGTCTCAAGGTCAGAGAAATAGAGGAAGTAGCTTGTATAATCCAAGGGAAGGAGGACGTGGAGGACGAGATAGAAATAAAGTAAGAAGTTTTAACTGCAATATACTTGGTCACTATACTGCGGAGTGCCGTAAATCATGA